A window of Candidatus Nitrospira allomarina genomic DNA:
CCTGGACTATATTGGGTCAATCGGAATCCAGAACACCGAGACCTCATGTTTTTCAAAAATGCGATGCACGAGCAGTTTGTCTGGTCGACCCCTGAAACATGCCCCTCCAATCTTCCGCTCTATCTTTTGGAAGAAGGTAATGCGCAAAATTTGGCCAAACAACTCAGTTGCGGGCAGGACATTGCCGGAGACAGTGCCTTTGCGCTTGGAATGGTAGCCGAATTCGACAAGAGTTTAGAAACGTATGGGCCGTGGTTTTACAAACGGTTGTTTTGGGAAACCGGACTGATTGGCCAAGTGCTCTATCTGGAGGCCGAAGCGGCTGGCATCCGGTCAACGGGAATCGGCTGTTTTTTTGATGATCCGGTCCATCGGGTTCTCGGCATTCATCCTCAAACCACGTGGCAATCGCTTTATCATTTCACTGTTGGCGGCCCGATGGACGATGGTCGTCTCACGACGTTGCCCCCCTACGGCCCTCACGTCACATGATGCATATTTCTCCCCTTTGTAAGGGGGACCATTCGAACCATCCCAATCCCTTACCCAGACTGTTTTTTGAGCGGCCAACGTTGAAAGTTGCGTCAGAACTGGTGGGAAAGGTGTTGATCAAACACACGCCAAACGGGATCATCCAGGCCAAAATTGTGGATACGGAAGCCTACGTGGGACCGGAGGATCGAGCCTGTCATGCCTCCAAAGGCCGAACGAAACGGACAGAAATTATGTTTGGCCCTGCTGGCTTCACCTATGTATATTTGATTTATGGAATGTACCACTGTCTCAATATCGTGACTGAACAAGAGCAATATCCTGCCGCAGTCTTAATTCGAGGATTGGAAATCTTGGGAGGGGATCATTCTCCGGATTTGCCCAGGCGCATCGACGGTCCCGGCCGGGTCTGCCGATTTTTAGAAATTAATCGGACGCATAACGGACTGGATACCACGCTTGGCAGCATACTTTGGATCGAAGATCACGGTCTGGGAGTTTTGCCAAAACAGATTCAAACTCTGCCTCGGATTGGCGTGGACTATGCGGGAGAATGGGCAAAAAAATTGTGGCGGTTCTGTCTGCCGGCTTCGACTCCAGCAAAAACACGTCGGGGCACCCCGAAGTAAATGCTTTCGAATCCTTTTGTCAGATATCTTGAACAAGATAGCCGGTCTACGTTAGGCTAGAGCACCAGATATGTGTTGGCTTCGTTCCGTAGCCACATGACACAACCCGCTTCTCATTACTACGAACAATAAAGGAGGAAGACAATGGGCAATCCGCTCGATACGATCTCTGGCACCATCACTGCTGGCTTTGTATTGACTGTGGTCCTATACGGCCTGGTCAAAATGCTGGTGTGAACCTCATCACCTCCAAAGACATAATTAATCAACCTACACGAATAGAGGACATTTTATGGAAAGTTTATTAGCGTGGGGGCATTTCCTCGCGGGCATTACCTGGATTGGAATTCTCTATTACTTTAATTTCATCCAAGTGCCATTTCTCA
This region includes:
- a CDS encoding DNA-3-methyladenine glycosylase, producing MHISPLCKGDHSNHPNPLPRLFFERPTLKVASELVGKVLIKHTPNGIIQAKIVDTEAYVGPEDRACHASKGRTKRTEIMFGPAGFTYVYLIYGMYHCLNIVTEQEQYPAAVLIRGLEILGGDHSPDLPRRIDGPGRVCRFLEINRTHNGLDTTLGSILWIEDHGLGVLPKQIQTLPRIGVDYAGEWAKKLWRFCLPASTPAKTRRGTPK